The following DNA comes from Nocardia sp. XZ_19_385.
CGGAATTCCGCTGCTGGTCGACAATCCGAAAGAAATCGGCGCCGACCGCATCGTGAATACCCTTGCGGCGCATCATCAATTCAGCGCAGCGGCGATTGTCGTCGATTTCGGTACCGCGACCACCGTGGACCTGGTTTCGGCGAAGGGCGAATTCCTGGGCGGGGTGATCGCGCCGGGCGTGGAGATCTCCAGCGAGGCGCTGATCGAGCGGGCCGCGCTACGCCGGGTGGAGCTGGCCCGCCCGCGTTCGGTGGTCGGCAAGAACACCGTCGAGGCCATCCAGTCGGGCGCGATCTACGGATTCGCCGGCCTGGTGGACGGGCTGATCGACCGGATCCGCGACGAGTTCGACGCCTTCTCCGGTGACGACGTCGCGATCGTCGCGACCGGCATCAGCGCGCCGCTCATCGTCCCGGAATCGGAGACCATCGAGCACCACGAGCCGCACCTGACCTCTACCGGCTTGCGCCTGGTCTACGAGCGCAACCAGCAGCGCCGCAAACCGTGATGGCGCGCATCACTGGAACCGAGGCTGGCGCCGACCGGCGGGCTGTTGTTATAGTCGCTGGCATGTCGTTCCGCGTGCGCACCCAGGAGTGTTGTCGAGGCTGATCAAGCCTCGACCGTTCGAGGCTGACTTCAAGTCCCTCGACCGATCAAACTCCTGGAGATTCGCTCATGCGTTCTTCTGTTCTTTCCCTCCCTGTCTCGGGTAGAACCTCTCCGGCGCCCGCGCTGCCCACCCGGCTGCGCCCGGCCGACCTGCTGCGGCTCACCGATGAAGGCGCCAACGACGTCCTCGCGGGCAAATTCGACCATCTACTACCCGCCGATGGTGTCTGGCCCGTCGACAACCGCTGGGCCACCCGCCTGGTCACCGACGACGAGGTCGATGTCTGGCTGATCAGCTGGACCCCCGGTAAGTCCACCGAATTGCACGACCATGCCGGCTCGCTCGGCGCACTCACCGTATTGAGCGGCGCGCTCGCGGAATTCCGCTGGGATGGCGCGCAATTGCGGCAGCGCACCTTGTCCGCCGGTGATCAGGCCGCTTTCCCGATCGGCTGGGTGCACGACGTCGAGCACGCCCCCGAGCCCGCGGGGCTGGGCGATCCCACGCTCAGCGTGCACGCCTATTCCCCGCCGCTGACCGCCATGTCGTATTACCAGGTGACCGAGCACGGCACCTTGCGGCGCACCCACACCGTCCTCACCGACCAGCCCGAAGGTGATATCTGATGACGCATTTGACCATTGATCAGATGCTCGACAAGGCCCGCACCCGGCTGCGCCGGCGCTACGTTTTCGAATTGCCCGAGGCCCTGGGCCGCGGCGCGATTCTGGTCGACATCCGGCCGCAGGCGCAGCGCGACCGCGAGGGCACCCTGCCCGGCGCCTTGGTGATCGAACGGAATGTTCTGGAATGGCGCCTCGATCCCACCAGTTCCGCGCGGCTGGCGCTGGCCGCCGACCATGACGTGGAATGGATCATCGTCTGCTCCGAGGGCTATACCTCCAGCCTTGCCGCGGCCTCGCTGCAAGAACTCGGTCTGCACCGCGCGACCGATCTGATCGGCGGCTATCAGGCGCTCAAAGCGGCCGGGCTGCTCAGCATCGCCGTCACCGCCCCGCACTTCGCTCGTGAGGTGCAGGCGCTGGCCTCGTTGTAATCCGCTGGCGGGACAAGGGTTTTCGTTAAGGGATCGCTAATTCCCGCAAACTGCCCGGGCACCTTTAAAACGATTTCCGGTGCCCGCTAGTGTTAGCGGACGTGAGCACCGAAAACCCGCCTTCGTCCGGTCGCTCCGCAGGTAAGGATCCTGCGGGGCAATCCAGTCGACCCGCTCCGGAAGTAGATGTTCCGGAGCAGATGCGGATTCGCCAGGACAAGCGCGCGCGGCTCCTCGCCGCGGGTACCGAGGCTTATCCGGTGGTGGTCGCGCGCACGCACACCCTCGCCGAAATCCGCGCCGCCCATCCGGAACTGGAGCCGGGCGCCGAGACCGGCGAGCAGGTCGGTGTCGTCGGCCGCGTCATTTTCGTGCGCAATACCGGAAAGCTGTGTTTCGCGACGCTGCAGGAAGGTGACGGCACCAAGCTGCAGGCGATGATCAGCCTGAACGGTGTCGGCGCGGAAGCGCTCGCGGCGTGGAAGTCCGATGTCGATCTCGGTGACTTCGTGTTCGTGCACGGTGAGGTCATCTCCTCGCGCACCGGTGAATTGAGCGTCATGGCCGATTCCTGGTCCATGTCCGCCAAGTCGTTGCGCCCGCTGCCGGTCGCGCACAAGGAGATGAACGAGGAATCGCGGGTCCGGCAGCGCTATGTCGACCTGATCGTGCGTCCCGAGGCCCGGGAAATGGCCCGGACCAGGGTCGCGGTGGTGCGGGCGCTGCGTACCGCGCTGGAGCGGCGCGGTTTCCTCGAGGTCGAGACCCCCATGTTGCAGACGCTGCACGGCGGCGCCGCGGCGCGCCCGTTCGTCACCCATTCCAATGCGCTGGATATGGATCTGTTCCTGCGTATCGCCCCGGAGCTGTTCCTCAAGCGCTGCGTCGTCGGCGGCCTGGAGAAGGTCTTCGAGATCAACCGGAACTTCCGGAACGAGGGCGCCGACTCCACGCATTCGCCGGAGTTCGCCATGCTGGAAACCTACGAGGCGTACGGCACCTACGACACCTCCGCGGTGATGACCCGGGAATTGGTTCAGGAAGTCGCGCAGGAGGCGTTCGGCACCCAGGTGCTGACGCTCGCCGACGGCACCGAATACGATCTCAGCGGCGAGTGGGCAACCGTCGAGATGTACCCCTCGCTGTCCGATTCGATCGGCGTTTCGGTTACCCCGGAAACAACTGTGCAGGAATTGCTGACGCTCGCCGATCGGGTGGGTTTGGAAATTCCGGAGGGCAAAGGCTACGGTCACGGCAAACTTGTCGAGGAACTGTGGGAACATGTCTACGGCGACAAACTGTATGCACCGACTTTTGTGCGCGACTTCCCGGTGGAGACCTCGCCGCTCACTCGCCAGCATCGCAGCAAACCTGGAGTTACCGAAAAATGGGACCTCTATGTGCGCGGCTTCGAGTTGGCAACCGGCTATTCGGAGTTGGTCGATCCGGTCATCCAGCGCGAGCGGTTCGTCGACCAAGCGAGGCTCGCCGCGCAGGGTGACGACGAAGCTATGGTCCTCGACGAAGACTTCCTTGCCGCGATGGAGTACGGTATGCCACCGACGACGGGAACCGGTATGGGAATCGATCGCTTGTTGATGGCACTGACGGGATTGGGAATCCGCGAAACGATACTGTTCCCAATTGTGCGTCCGGTCACGCGCTGAGCACACCGTAGCGAC
Coding sequences within:
- a CDS encoding type III pantothenate kinase, coding for MLLTIDVRNTHVELGLFSGSGNHAKLVRHWRLHTNPLLTADEFAMQVRGLVGDQVDQVTGVAALSTVPPVLREIRLMLERYWHHVPNIVVEPGVRTGIPLLVDNPKEIGADRIVNTLAAHHQFSAAAIVVDFGTATTVDLVSAKGEFLGGVIAPGVEISSEALIERAALRRVELARPRSVVGKNTVEAIQSGAIYGFAGLVDGLIDRIRDEFDAFSGDDVAIVATGISAPLIVPESETIEHHEPHLTSTGLRLVYERNQQRRKP
- a CDS encoding cysteine dioxygenase family protein, whose protein sequence is MRSSVLSLPVSGRTSPAPALPTRLRPADLLRLTDEGANDVLAGKFDHLLPADGVWPVDNRWATRLVTDDEVDVWLISWTPGKSTELHDHAGSLGALTVLSGALAEFRWDGAQLRQRTLSAGDQAAFPIGWVHDVEHAPEPAGLGDPTLSVHAYSPPLTAMSYYQVTEHGTLRRTHTVLTDQPEGDI
- a CDS encoding rhodanese-like domain-containing protein; this translates as MTHLTIDQMLDKARTRLRRRYVFELPEALGRGAILVDIRPQAQRDREGTLPGALVIERNVLEWRLDPTSSARLALAADHDVEWIIVCSEGYTSSLAAASLQELGLHRATDLIGGYQALKAAGLLSIAVTAPHFAREVQALASL
- the lysS gene encoding lysine--tRNA ligase, giving the protein MRIRQDKRARLLAAGTEAYPVVVARTHTLAEIRAAHPELEPGAETGEQVGVVGRVIFVRNTGKLCFATLQEGDGTKLQAMISLNGVGAEALAAWKSDVDLGDFVFVHGEVISSRTGELSVMADSWSMSAKSLRPLPVAHKEMNEESRVRQRYVDLIVRPEAREMARTRVAVVRALRTALERRGFLEVETPMLQTLHGGAAARPFVTHSNALDMDLFLRIAPELFLKRCVVGGLEKVFEINRNFRNEGADSTHSPEFAMLETYEAYGTYDTSAVMTRELVQEVAQEAFGTQVLTLADGTEYDLSGEWATVEMYPSLSDSIGVSVTPETTVQELLTLADRVGLEIPEGKGYGHGKLVEELWEHVYGDKLYAPTFVRDFPVETSPLTRQHRSKPGVTEKWDLYVRGFELATGYSELVDPVIQRERFVDQARLAAQGDDEAMVLDEDFLAAMEYGMPPTTGTGMGIDRLLMALTGLGIRETILFPIVRPVTR